The Paenibacillus macerans genome includes a window with the following:
- the phoU gene encoding phosphate signaling complex protein PhoU translates to MIQRKEFDQNLEELRQLLGQMGEHVEQGLAGAIEALRTMDSQKAKQIVERDIELNQMEEQVMEIGSRLIVTQQPVAKDLRRIIVAFRISSDLERMGDLAVDIAKVTMRLEGQKLIKPLIDIPKMSDLVILMLRESLQSYLDENTDLAYKMAKDDDEVDHLYSQMIQELYTFMIENPDSLQQAMLLTLVGRYIERIADHATNIGESAVYLVTGHRPDLNQ, encoded by the coding sequence ATGATTCAAAGAAAAGAATTCGATCAGAACCTGGAGGAACTACGGCAATTGCTCGGGCAGATGGGCGAGCATGTCGAACAAGGGCTTGCGGGAGCTATCGAAGCCCTGCGGACCATGGATTCGCAGAAAGCCAAACAAATCGTCGAGCGCGATATCGAGCTGAACCAGATGGAAGAGCAGGTGATGGAAATCGGCTCACGGCTGATTGTGACGCAGCAGCCGGTGGCCAAGGACCTGCGGCGGATTATCGTCGCGTTCAGAATTTCCAGCGATCTTGAACGGATGGGCGATTTGGCCGTCGATATCGCGAAGGTGACGATGCGCCTGGAAGGCCAGAAGCTGATCAAACCGCTGATCGATATCCCGAAAATGTCGGACCTGGTCATCCTGATGCTGCGGGAGTCGCTGCAGTCTTACTTGGACGAAAATACGGATCTGGCCTATAAGATGGCCAAGGACGACGACGAGGTCGACCATCTGTACAGCCAGATGATCCAGGAGCTGTATACGTTTATGATCGAAAATCCGGATTCCCTGCAGCAGGCGATGCTGCTTACCTTGGTCGGACGGTATATCGAGCGGATCGCCGACCATGCCACGAACATCGGCGAAAGCGCGGTGTATCTCGTCACCGGACACCGCCCGGACCTGAATCAGTAA
- the pstB gene encoding phosphate ABC transporter ATP-binding protein PstB yields METAIRIQHLNLYYEQFHALKDVSLDIPERTITAFIGPSGCGKSTLLRTLNRMNDMIPGTRIEGSVEIAGDDIYGDEVEVEELRKRVGMVFQQPNPFPKSIYDNVAYGPRLHGIKNKAALDEIVEQSLRQAVLWDEVKDFLKRSALSLSGGQQQRLCIARAIAVQPDILLMDEATSALDPISTLKIEELVQQLKDRYTIVMVTHNMHQAARISGRTVFFLNGEIVEADDTQKLFSTPQDSRTEDYISGRFG; encoded by the coding sequence ATGGAAACCGCGATCCGGATTCAGCATTTAAACTTATACTATGAGCAATTTCATGCGTTAAAGGACGTTTCTTTGGATATCCCCGAGAGAACGATTACCGCCTTCATCGGACCGTCCGGCTGCGGCAAATCGACGCTGCTGCGCACGTTGAACCGGATGAACGACATGATTCCCGGCACGCGGATCGAAGGTTCCGTGGAAATCGCGGGGGACGACATCTACGGCGATGAGGTGGAAGTGGAGGAGCTGCGAAAACGGGTGGGGATGGTGTTTCAACAGCCCAATCCGTTCCCGAAATCGATTTACGATAACGTGGCTTACGGTCCTCGCCTGCACGGGATCAAAAACAAAGCCGCCCTCGACGAAATTGTGGAGCAAAGCCTGCGCCAGGCCGTTCTTTGGGACGAGGTGAAGGATTTCCTCAAGCGCTCGGCGCTCAGCCTGTCGGGCGGGCAGCAGCAGCGGCTTTGCATTGCGCGGGCAATCGCGGTGCAGCCTGACATTCTGCTGATGGATGAAGCGACTTCGGCGCTGGACCCGATTTCCACTTTGAAAATCGAAGAGTTGGTCCAGCAGCTCAAAGACAGGTATACGATCGTGATGGTCACGCATAACATGCACCAGGCGGCGCGAATTTCCGGCCGGACTGTCTTTTTCCTGAACGGGGAAATCGTAGAGGCCGACGATACGCAGAAGCTGTTTTCCACCCCGCAGGATTCGCGCACAGAAGATTATATTTCCGGTCGTTTCGGATAA
- the mutM gene encoding DNA-formamidopyrimidine glycosylase, whose translation MPELPEVETVRRTLTELIVGKTIRSVKVSLPRIIQRPDDVQRFETELAGHRIVEIGRRGKFLRIVMDGLVLVSHLRMEGRYGLYGEGEPVEKHTHVIFKFTDGTELRYKDVRQFGTMHLFPPGEEFTNQPLAKLGLEPLDPSFTPEVFRQLMSRRKTKIKPVLLNQEYVVGLGNIYVDEALFRAGIHPEHPADKLSGLKLDRLHDAIVATLNEAVNAGGSSIKSYVNGQGEMGMFQHALRIYGRTGEACLECGHPVEKTVVGGRGTHFCPKCQKPYRPGREQSKVKPGRPASRVSENSEVLKG comes from the coding sequence ATGCCGGAATTGCCGGAAGTGGAAACGGTCAGAAGAACGCTGACCGAATTGATCGTGGGGAAAACGATCCGCTCCGTCAAGGTGTCCCTGCCGCGAATCATCCAGCGGCCGGACGATGTACAGCGGTTTGAGACGGAGCTTGCCGGCCATAGAATCGTGGAAATCGGCCGCAGGGGCAAGTTTTTGCGGATCGTGATGGACGGGCTTGTGCTCGTTTCCCATTTGCGTATGGAAGGCAGATACGGATTGTATGGCGAGGGTGAGCCCGTCGAAAAGCATACGCACGTGATTTTCAAATTTACGGACGGCACGGAGCTGAGGTATAAGGATGTAAGGCAGTTCGGCACGATGCATTTGTTTCCGCCGGGGGAGGAATTTACGAATCAGCCTTTGGCCAAACTGGGACTGGAACCGCTGGACCCTTCCTTTACGCCGGAGGTGTTCCGGCAGCTGATGTCGCGGCGGAAGACGAAAATCAAACCCGTGCTGCTGAACCAGGAATATGTTGTCGGTTTGGGGAATATTTATGTGGATGAAGCCTTGTTCCGGGCCGGCATCCATCCGGAGCATCCGGCGGACAAGCTTAGCGGCCTTAAGCTTGACCGTTTGCACGATGCGATTGTGGCCACGCTGAACGAAGCGGTGAACGCCGGCGGCTCCTCGATTAAATCGTATGTGAACGGTCAAGGGGAGATGGGCATGTTCCAGCATGCCTTGCGCATCTACGGACGAACCGGCGAGGCTTGTCTCGAATGCGGGCATCCGGTGGAAAAAACGGTCGTAGGCGGCCGGGGAACCCATTTTTGCCCCAAATGCCAAAAGCCATACCGCCCCGGCCGCGAGCAAAGCAAAGTTAAACCCGGACGGCCCGCTTCCCGCGTAAGCGAAAACAGTGAGGTGTTGAAAGGATGA
- the coaE gene encoding dephospho-CoA kinase (Dephospho-CoA kinase (CoaE) performs the final step in coenzyme A biosynthesis.) has product MNIGLTGGIATGKSTVSRMLVQRGAALIDADVIAREIMEPGHPVLAAVAKRFGQAVLHPDGTLDRKKLGEIVFADPERRKALESLTHPAIRAEMKQRLDALEAAAPRRLVVADIPLLYESGLERFYERIMVVYVPRDLQLARLMERDGLSRDEAERRLNAQMDIELKKERADILIDNSRGLDETERQIDEFWRDQGML; this is encoded by the coding sequence ATGAACATCGGCCTGACCGGCGGCATCGCCACCGGCAAAAGCACGGTATCCCGCATGCTGGTTCAGAGGGGAGCCGCCCTGATCGACGCGGACGTCATCGCCAGGGAAATCATGGAGCCCGGGCATCCGGTGCTGGCCGCGGTAGCGAAGCGCTTCGGACAAGCCGTACTGCACCCGGACGGGACGCTCGACCGCAAAAAGCTGGGCGAAATCGTGTTCGCGGACCCCGAGCGGCGAAAAGCGCTGGAAAGCCTGACGCATCCGGCGATTCGCGCCGAAATGAAACAGCGCCTGGACGCGCTTGAAGCCGCAGCTCCCCGCCGCCTTGTCGTCGCGGATATTCCGCTGCTGTACGAATCGGGACTGGAGCGGTTTTACGAACGGATTATGGTAGTCTACGTGCCGCGGGATCTGCAGCTGGCCAGATTGATGGAGCGGGACGGCCTAAGCCGGGATGAGGCGGAACGCAGGCTGAATGCGCAAATGGATATCGAACTGAAAAAAGAAAGGGCGGATATCTTGATTGACAACAGCCGTGGACTGGATGAGACGGAACGTCAGATTGACGAGTTTTGGCGGGATCAGGGAATGCTATGA
- the polA gene encoding DNA polymerase I, whose amino-acid sequence MDKLILIDGNSIIYRAFFAMPPLTNSGGLHTNAVYGFTNMLLRLIQEEQPTHILVAFDAGKTTFRHEGYQEYKGGRDKTPPELSEQFPLMRDLLESFGISWFELPGYEADDIIGTISKQAEDSGREVLVVTGDKDMLQVVTDRVKVALTRKGVSEVEPYGPKEIEERYGLKPLQIIDLKGLMGDASDNIPGVPGIGEKTALKLLHQFGSVEEVLAHTDELKGKMKENLVNHAEDARLSKQLATIFREVPVERSWEDMKFSGIEEDKAVPMLRKLEFKSLLERLSFTAGAGGNAAADGEAAQAAEDVSVTMVDVDTLPEVSAQLAEVEGIIIESYGDNPHHATLMGLLLSTPKRHFFLPFELLKREEAADVLSWLADENVPKRGYDLHRADLALFWQGIAFAGAEHDVQLAAYLLDPTENDQTISGLAAKYGLPHMPADEDVYGKGAKFKVPDPETLGRHLARKGDALLRIVPLQRADLEKYEMHGLFYDLEMPLSRILADMEKQGVAVNREDLKELGVEFEAQINKLVAQIYEIAGQEFNLNSPKQLGEILFDKLGLPVIKKTKTGYSTDAEVLEKLAPYHEIVQFILEYRQLAKLQSTYVEGLLKEIMPRTGKVHTYFRQTVAATGRLSSQYPNLQNIPIRLEEGRKIRKVFVPSEEGWFILAADYSQIELRVLAHISGDKGLQEAFLHDMDIHTKTAMDVFGVGPDEVDANMRRSAKAVNFGIVYGISDYGLSQNLNITRKEAARFIEQYFDAFQGVRRYMDDIVKDAKRDGYVKTLLERRRYLPEINASNFNLRSFAERTAMNTPIQGTAADIIKLAMVKMDKALYEHGLKSRMLLQVHDELVFEVPPEELDIMKKLVPETMENAIKLSVPLKAEVSSGVNWYEAK is encoded by the coding sequence ATGGATAAATTGATCCTTATAGATGGCAACAGCATTATTTACCGGGCATTTTTTGCGATGCCGCCGCTGACGAACTCCGGCGGGCTGCATACGAATGCCGTTTACGGTTTTACCAATATGCTGCTCCGGCTCATTCAGGAGGAGCAGCCGACCCATATACTTGTGGCGTTTGACGCGGGCAAAACGACGTTTCGCCACGAAGGCTACCAGGAGTATAAAGGCGGGCGCGACAAGACGCCTCCGGAGCTGTCGGAACAGTTCCCGCTGATGCGGGATCTGCTGGAAAGCTTCGGCATCTCCTGGTTTGAACTCCCCGGGTACGAAGCCGACGACATTATCGGCACGATCAGCAAGCAGGCCGAGGATTCGGGCCGCGAAGTGCTTGTCGTCACCGGCGACAAGGACATGCTGCAGGTGGTCACGGACCGGGTCAAGGTGGCGCTAACGCGCAAGGGCGTTAGCGAAGTGGAGCCTTACGGGCCGAAGGAAATCGAGGAGCGCTACGGGCTTAAGCCGCTGCAGATCATCGACTTGAAGGGGCTGATGGGCGATGCGTCCGACAATATCCCGGGCGTGCCGGGCATCGGGGAGAAGACGGCGCTGAAGCTGCTGCATCAATTCGGCTCCGTGGAGGAAGTCTTGGCCCATACCGATGAGCTCAAGGGCAAAATGAAGGAAAATCTCGTGAACCATGCCGAGGATGCGCGGCTGAGCAAGCAGTTGGCGACGATTTTCCGCGAGGTGCCGGTAGAGCGGTCCTGGGAGGATATGAAGTTCTCCGGCATCGAAGAGGACAAAGCGGTGCCGATGCTGCGCAAGCTGGAATTCAAATCTTTGCTGGAGCGCTTGTCCTTTACCGCGGGAGCGGGCGGGAACGCCGCGGCGGATGGGGAGGCGGCGCAGGCGGCGGAGGACGTCAGCGTGACGATGGTGGACGTGGACACCTTGCCGGAAGTATCCGCGCAGCTTGCGGAAGTCGAAGGGATCATCATCGAATCTTACGGGGATAATCCGCACCATGCTACGCTGATGGGACTGCTGCTGTCGACGCCGAAGCGGCATTTCTTCCTGCCCTTTGAATTGTTGAAGCGGGAGGAAGCGGCGGACGTGCTGTCCTGGCTGGCGGACGAAAACGTGCCTAAACGGGGGTACGATTTGCACCGCGCCGACCTCGCCTTGTTTTGGCAGGGGATCGCTTTTGCCGGGGCCGAACATGACGTCCAGCTTGCCGCTTACTTGCTCGATCCGACGGAAAACGACCAGACGATCAGCGGGCTGGCCGCAAAATACGGGCTTCCGCACATGCCTGCGGATGAAGACGTATACGGCAAAGGCGCGAAATTCAAGGTGCCCGATCCCGAGACGCTCGGCCGGCATTTGGCCCGCAAAGGGGACGCCCTGCTGCGCATCGTTCCGCTCCAGCGCGCCGATCTGGAGAAATACGAGATGCACGGGCTGTTCTACGACCTGGAGATGCCGCTGTCGCGGATTCTCGCCGATATGGAGAAGCAGGGCGTAGCCGTCAACCGGGAAGACCTGAAAGAGCTCGGAGTTGAGTTCGAAGCGCAGATCAACAAGCTGGTGGCGCAAATTTATGAAATCGCCGGGCAGGAATTCAACCTGAATTCACCTAAACAATTAGGAGAAATTCTGTTCGATAAACTGGGGCTGCCGGTCATCAAAAAGACCAAAACAGGTTATTCCACCGACGCGGAGGTGCTGGAGAAGCTGGCGCCGTATCACGAGATCGTTCAGTTTATTCTGGAATACCGCCAGCTGGCCAAGCTGCAGTCCACCTATGTGGAAGGGTTGCTGAAGGAAATCATGCCGCGGACGGGCAAGGTGCACACGTATTTCCGGCAGACGGTCGCCGCCACCGGGCGCTTAAGCAGCCAATATCCGAACCTGCAAAATATTCCGATCCGCCTGGAGGAAGGCCGCAAAATCCGCAAAGTGTTCGTTCCTTCGGAGGAAGGGTGGTTTATTCTCGCCGCCGACTACTCCCAGATCGAGCTTCGCGTCCTGGCCCATATTTCCGGCGACAAGGGACTGCAGGAGGCCTTCCTGCACGATATGGACATCCACACGAAGACGGCGATGGACGTCTTTGGCGTCGGGCCGGACGAGGTGGACGCGAATATGCGCCGTTCGGCGAAGGCGGTCAACTTCGGCATCGTGTACGGGATCAGCGACTACGGATTATCCCAGAACCTGAACATTACGCGGAAGGAAGCGGCTCGCTTTATCGAGCAATATTTTGACGCGTTCCAGGGCGTCCGCCGGTATATGGACGACATCGTCAAAGACGCCAAACGCGACGGTTACGTTAAAACTTTGCTGGAACGGCGGCGTTATTTGCCGGAAATCAACGCGTCGAACTTCAATTTGCGTTCGTTCGCCGAACGCACCGCGATGAATACGCCAATCCAGGGAACGGCGGCGGATATCATCAAACTGGCGATGGTGAAAATGGACAAAGCTCTGTACGAGCACGGCCTGAAGAGCCGGATGCTGCTGCAGGTGCATGACGAATTGGTATTCGAAGTCCCTCCGGAGGAGCTGGACATCATGAAGAAGCTCGTGCCGGAAACGATGGAGAACGCGATCAAGCTGTCCGTGCCGCTGAAGGCGGAGGTTAGCAGCGGGGTCAACTGGTACGAAGCGAAGTAA